TAAATGAAAGTGAGACTTTTGAATTATCCCATAAATATCGGGAATTGAATAAACATTTAGAAGAACAGAGGTCCAAATTAACTACACAAAATGGTGTCACCGTGGTGAAGGAGACACTCCAGGAGGCTGAAGAACTATTTGAAGATGCTAAGAATACTTCAAGTACTGTGCTACTAGCCACAGACTCTGCCACGCTGAAAGAAATAGGTGAACAAGCACGTATTGCAACTGAAAATGTCAAGTTTGGCCAAAGTGAAAAGAGTAttaaatttgatgattttgtcGATTGTTGGATCGAATGTTTTGGAGATGTAGAGCAATTAAGTCGCCTCagcaatgaaaatgatcaaaATGTTGAATACAATTGGAGTAACGCAGGTTTGTTATCTAACAGTATAAGCCGTTATGTAAATGGATGCGACTTCCTCCTTGGTCCACTGGATAtcgaaaagaaaaaacgTACCACGAGGAGCCGGTTAGTCGATGATGCAAAAAAGAAGGCCACTACTACCGCAAATCTGAAAGACgcaaatgaaattgtaaACAAGGATACCAAGGACGATACTTCAAAGTCAGCAGAAAAACTGTTTTTGAAACTGAAACAATTTGGTAAAAAGATTTCACTGTATGAAGCGGTCCTAAACCCCCATTCTTTTGGTAAAAGCATTGAATGCTTATTTTATTGCAGCTTTTTGATCAACAGTGGATTCTTAGTCATGAACTTTTTCCCCAATGGAGTTCCGTATATTGAGGTTCGAAATCCTGAGAATATCAAACAATACTCTCGGTATAGATCAAACGATGATGCAAAGTCCCATATTGTCTTCAACCTTGATGAACCAACATGGAAGGAGCTTGTAAGCATATACCAAATTCGGGAGCCATTTTTTGACAATACTAATGGATAGGTCGATCCTGGTATGGactgttttgtttttctatGATTAGACTTatattgtatatttatCTGTAGATTATGTAAAAGTAGAATTAATTTATAATTGGTTtccgttttttttccagcCCTCTAACTCCAAGAAGCTATCTATTGGCCACTTACGAACAACAGAAGTGCCCACGTCTGTTGTAAATCCATTTTCATAAAGCTCTATGCCAGCCCACCCAATCATAACTGCATTATCTGTACACAGATTCAATTGAGGGAAGtagaaatttttcaagccTAGAGGTTGCAGTTGAtccttcatcatcttcctgAGATAGAGGTTAGAACTAACACCACCAGAACATATGATGCTCTCCACGTCCAAGTTATCAGCCTTTATAGCCAGTTTTatctttgatatcaaatGTTGGAATATAGTCTTCTGGAACTGAAATAGTAATCTAGCTCTGATACGATCGTCACTTGGTATTTGGGAATTGTAGTATTTTTTCAGGGTGTTTTTCACTTGGGAGTTGAACGAAGCAAATGAATATTGCAGAGTGTCGACTCTATCCCATTGGTTCAACATTGGTTCTTTGACCATTATATCAACACGCTCCTCCCACTGATCCCTATGTAGGTTCAGAAACTTCTCTGATTCCTTTCCAATCATATTTCCCGTAATACCTAGTTCTCTACCGCATTTGTCCAATGCATCCCCTGCGGCAATATCTACTGTGTCCACCAAAATCTTGTGTTCAGTCAAAGAGGTCGAAAGGACACACATGGTGTGACCTCCGCTTACTAGCAAGCTCAAGAAGGGATATTTAGGAAGTTCCCCATTGGACTGCATCCGTACCACCAGTAGATGTCCCAACATATGATTCACTCCAACCAAGGGACACCCCCAAGCAATAGACAGTCCCATGCCTAGTTGGTACCCCCCTACAAGAGACCCAACCATTCCAGGCCCCCTGGTCACAGCTATAAGATCGGGTTTTGTTGAGGGCACATTCCACTTGTGCTTTTTAAGTAGGTTATCCACGAGGGTTGATATACTCTTCCTATTATGTACAGCAGCATCAGCAGGAACAACACCTCCTGCAGAGGCCGAATTTAATGTGGCCTTTTGATGATCGATTATTTTCGGAGGACTCTCCTTGGAAAACCTGTCAAGGAGAGCAACACACGCATCGTCACAAGAGGTTTCAATAGCAAGAACACGGTAAAGTCGTACAAGAGACGGGCGCATTGTCTTCTTCTctaagaagaagatatttCAAAGAAGCACAACCCCGATGTCATATCCATTTCCCGAATGCAGTTTAAGTGAGCAAAATCTAGAAACGGGAATGCTCGATTCATGCTCAGGGTATATTTTACACTTTTAGCTAAAGTATATATAGACTGTCCAATTATAGTGTAGGCTTTCCTTTGTTGGTTGTTCCTTAATACAAACAACCATTAGACAATGAGTACACAGACACTGACCCCATTGGATAGCGTAGAAGATACCGAGAAGATGCGTGAGCAGGCGATCGCTTTCTACAAGCACGAACACAATCTTTCTCAAGAAGAACGTCGGGAGTTGGctcatttctttgaaagcCAGGTTCGTAGAACAGTTATGGGGTTCTCCATAGGTGTCACTGTGGGTGCTGCCATTCCGTTCATTTTGAGACGTCGTGGGGCCATGGTGCATCCTGCCACCTCGATCTTAGGCGCCGTTATTGGAGGCACAGCGGCTCCTGGATTGGTCAATGGCCCCTTGATGAGACGTGACGAGGCCAATTTCATCGAGAAGTATGGTAATGAATCACAGGTTGTACAGACATTGGCCAATACCCCAGACAAGGTCACACGTGCAGTTTTTTGGACAGCGTACTTCCAAGCCACTGCCAAAGACGTGGAGAGACGAATGCCCGATCCTTCAAAAGTTGATGGCCCAATGTTCTTTGCCCTAGGTAAGGGAAGAAGCAGACCGATGGTTGAAGATGGCCGTCCCACTGCCCATGAGGAGTACAGAGCTCAGTCAAGCTGGGACCGTGTAAGACGTGGTGAGACTAACGACCATCACCATCCACAACCTGCAACTGAACATGGTGCTTTTGGGTTAGAAAATGATCATACTATTTTGGAGACAGAACCGTCAAAGGATACAATGCCACAATCGCAGGCCATTGGATCTGCTTGGGACAGAGTGAGGCGGTCCGGGCATTGATGAAGCGAATTTTTTCGTTTAGTCACCAACTCAaccatcatcataataGAAGAATTGAAATGAAATGTTATTTATATATGGGGTGGTTTTCCCTGGATTTTCCAgctatttttattttactttttttttttgactcTCTCTCCTCTACGAGATCTTTAATGTTTACATTTTTCTACCCTTTTGAAGTTATCCGTTCTTGATTATCCCTCCATGTTCAATGCAGTCACTTTCTCGTCACTCCCTCCGTCTCGCTAAGAGACCATTATCATCCCAAATGAGACAGATCTCAACTTCTAGACCGGCAAAGGCTGGATTAGGCCCAGCCTCTGTTGGTCTGCTTGCAGCTGCTGCATTGGCATTTGGTGTCTATTCCTTGGACGCTAGATCTGCAGTACAGGAGTACGTTGTCTGTCCTCTCATTAGAGCACTAACAACAGCAGAACAAGGCCACAATTTAGGTATATTATGCTTGAAAACAGGTTTGTATCCAAGGTTATTCTCTGATGTTGATGACCCTCTTTTGAAAGTCGATGTTTTTGGCAAGACATTGTCCAATCCTATTGGTATGGCTGCTGGCTTTGATAAGCACGGTGAAGCAATTGATGCTTTGTTTAGTTTAGGCTTTTCCTATGTGGAAATTGGGTCAATCACCCCGGAGCCACAACCGGGTAATCCTAAACCGAGATTTTTCAGGTTATCTCAAGATGATGCTGTTATTAACAGATATGGTTTCAATTCTGTTGGCCACTGGGCTGTCTTGGCTCGTTTGAGAGAGAGATTTGCAAAGTTACATACCAAGCATCCAGACGCCACCTTGAATTCATTTCAGGACAATAAATTTTTAGCCATCAATTTGGGTAAGAACAAGACAGgtgatgaagttgaagattaCTTGGCTGGTGTTCACAACTTCGGTCCATATGCTGATGCTTTGGTTATTAACGTTTCGTCTCCTAATACCCCTGGCTTAAGAGATTTACAGAATGAAGCTAAGTTGACTAACTTGCTAACCAAGGTTGTTAAGGAGAGAAATTCTCTTGAAGGCGAACTGATTGATCCATCAAGGAAGCCTCCTGTTTTAGTCAAAGTGGCACCTGATTTAACTGAAGCTGAAATTGAATCGATTGCCCAATCCGCTAAAGATGCTAAAATTGATGGCATCATCATGTCAAACACCACAGTTCAAAGACCAGTTGATCAACTTATTACCAAGGGTGATATTGTTAACGAAACTGGTGGACTGTCTGGTAAACCGTTGAAACCTATTGCACTAAAGGCCTTCAGAACTTTAAGAAAGTACACTAAAGACTCagatttggttttggtCGGCTGCGGTGGTATTAGTTCTGGTAAAGATGCATTAGAGTTCGCTAGAGCTGGTGCAACTTTTGTTGAATTCTATACTGCTTTTGCCTACCAGGGTCCTGGTATCAccagaaaaatcaaagatgaGATCACTGAAGAACTCAAGAGAGAAGGTAAAACCTGGATGGAAATAGTTGGA
The window above is part of the Pichia kudriavzevii chromosome 1, complete sequence genome. Proteins encoded here:
- a CDS encoding uncharacterized protein (PKUD0A08880; similar to Saccharomyces cerevisiae YDL105W (NSE4); ancestral locus Anc_2.342), with protein sequence MSVRDHVRDESEEQGRSKRVRRNQSKVLSPQDEHYESESRSENENENEGEEEGEEGEEEEEESSSGEEESSDNEESLKLLNESETFELSHKYRELNKHLEEQRSKLTTQNGVTVVKETLQEAEELFEDAKNTSSTVLLATDSATLKEIGEQARIATENVKFGQSEKSIKFDDFVDCWIECFGDVEQLSRLSNENDQNVEYNWSNAGLLSNSISRYVNGCDFLLGPLDIEKKKRTTRSRLVDDAKKKATTTANLKDANEIVNKDTKDDTSKSAEKLFLKLKQFGKKISLYEAVLNPHSFGKSIECLFYCSFLINSGFLVMNFFPNGVPYIEVRNPENIKQYSRYRSNDDAKSHIVFNLDEPTWKELVSIYQIREPFFDNTNG
- a CDS encoding uncharacterized protein (PKUD0A08890; similar to Saccharomyces cerevisiae YDL104C (QRI7); ancestral locus Anc_2.343), which codes for MRPSLVRLYRVLAIETSCDDACVALLDRFSKESPPKIIDHQKATLNSASAGGVVPADAAVHNRKSISTLVDNLLKKHKWNVPSTKPDLIAVTRGPGMVGSLVGGYQLGMGLSIAWGCPLVGVNHMLGHLLVVRMQSNGELPKYPFLSLLVSGGHTMCVLSTSLTEHKILVDTVDIAAGDALDKCGRELGITGNMIGKESEKFLNLHRDQWEERVDIMVKEPMLNQWDRVDTLQYSFASFNSQVKNTLKKYYNSQIPSDDRIRARLLFQFQKTIFQHLISKIKLAIKADNLDVESIICSGGVSSNLYLRKMMKDQLQPLGLKNFYFPQLNLCTDNAVMIGWAGIELYENGFTTDVGTSVVRKWPIDSFLELEGWKKNGNQL
- a CDS encoding uncharacterized protein (PKUD0A08900), with product MSTQTLTPLDSVEDTEKMREQAIAFYKHEHNLSQEERRELAHFFESQVRRTVMGFSIGVTVGAAIPFILRRRGAMVHPATSILGAVIGGTAAPGLVNGPLMRRDEANFIEKYGNESQVVQTLANTPDKVTRAVFWTAYFQATAKDVERRMPDPSKVDGPMFFALGKGRSRPMVEDGRPTAHEEYRAQSSWDRVRRGETNDHHHPQPATEHGAFGLENDHTILETEPSKDTMPQSQAIGSAWDRVRRSGH
- a CDS encoding uncharacterized protein (PKUD0A08910; similar to Saccharomyces cerevisiae YKL216W (URA1)); translated protein: MQSLSRHSLRLAKRPLSSQMRQISTSRPAKAGLGPASVGLLAAAALAFGVYSLDARSAVQEYVVCPLIRALTTAEQGHNLGILCLKTGLYPRLFSDVDDPLLKVDVFGKTLSNPIGMAAGFDKHGEAIDALFSLGFSYVEIGSITPEPQPGNPKPRFFRLSQDDAVINRYGFNSVGHWAVLARLRERFAKLHTKHPDATLNSFQDNKFLAINLGKNKTGDEVEDYLAGVHNFGPYADALVINVSSPNTPGLRDLQNEAKLTNLLTKVVKERNSLEGELIDPSRKPPVLVKVAPDLTEAEIESIAQSAKDAKIDGIIMSNTTVQRPVDQLITKGDIVNETGGLSGKPLKPIALKAFRTLRKYTKDSDLVLVGCGGISSGKDALEFARAGATFVEFYTAFAYQGPGITRKIKDEITEELKREGKTWMEIVGSDDK